TGTGCCTGATGTTGTGCCTGGCGACTCCCGCCGGCGTGCTGCGCGCCGAATCCGCTGCAACCGGAGGTGAGGCGGCAACCGAAGCGGCCCCGGTCGACGAGACGAGCGGCTTCGAACAGGAGCTGCTCGACCCCTACGTCATCACGCCGCAACAGAAGGCGCGCCTGGATGCCGAGCGCGAATCCGGCCGCCGTCACGCCGACCCCGATGCCGCGGCGGCACGGGATGCGGCACCCGCGCAGACGGACACGGCGCCGGCCGCGGAATCCAGGGGTGAATCGGCACAGCCCGCTGTCCGCCCCGAACTGCACCCGCTGATCCGTTCCTTCCTCGAATCGCGCTACGGCCAGGAGCACTGCAGCGCGCCCAGCTACTGCGAGAACCTGGTCGAACTGCAATGCGTGAAGGACGGTGATGGTCCCATCTACTACTACAACAACGACAACGGCAGGCTGCTGATGACCTGCGGGCGTGCCTGCCTCGATCCCGACCCCTACGACGAGCGTGACTGCAAGAAGTGTCCTTATATCCCCTGGGTGGATTGCCAGGAACGGGCCTGGCGCGAGGAGCAGGAGCGGTTGCGCCGCGCCCGGGAGGAGGAAATCGCGCAGCTCGAAGCCGAGGCGAGCGAACGACAGGCGCGCGAGACGGAAATCCTCAAACAGATCGATGCCATCGAACAGGACTGCAATGCGCGCATTCGGGAACTGCAGCGCGAACTCGACTCACTGCAATGAGCGCCAGGGGATAAACCATGAGCGATGATCATACCGTTACCATTACCGACAACCGCACCGGAAAGTCCGTCGAGCTGCCGGTGAGCAAGGGCACCCACGGTGCACAGGTTTTCAGCCTCCAGGGCCTGCACGAAGGCCTGGGCATGTTCACCTATGACCCCGGCTATGCCGCCACGGCCAGCTGCCGCAGCAGCATCACCTACATCGACGGCGACGAGGGTACCCTGTTGTACCGCGGCTATCCCATCGAGCAGCTGGCCGAACACAGCGATTACCTTGAGGTCTGCTACTTGCTGCTCTATGGTGAGTTGCCGCAGCCGGCCGAGATGAATAAATTCCGTGAGATCATCAACCGCCACAGCATGGTCAACGAGGGCCTGCTGCGCTTCTATGACGGTTTCCGCTACGACGCCCATCCCATGGCCATCATGGTCGGGGTGGTTGGGGCGCTGTCGGCCTTCTATCACGACTCCACCGACGTGACCGACCCCTACCACCGCGAAATCTCCGCGCATCGGATGATCGCCAAGATGCCCACCCTGGCCGCGGCCAGCTACAAACACTCGGTCGGCCAGCCGATCATCTATCCGGACAACAGCCTGGGCTATGTCGACAATTTCCTGCGCATGATGTTCGCCGTGCCCTCCGAGCCCTACGAGGTCAATCCCGTGGCCTCGCGTGCGCTGGACCTGATGATGATCCTGCACGCCGATCACGAGCAGAACGCCAGTGCCTCCACCGTGCGCCTGGCCAGCAGTTCCGGCGCCAACCCCTTCGCAAGTGTGGCCGCCGGCATCGCCTCGCTGTGGGGACCGGCCCATGGCGGCGCCAACGAGGCGGTGGTGCAGATGCTGGAGTCGATCGAGTCGGTGAAGCAGGTCCCCGAACTGGTGGCCCGGGCCAAGGACAAATCCGACAGCTTCCGGCTGATGGGCTTCGGCCACCGCATCTACAAGCAGTATGACCCTCGCGCCAAGATCATCCGCCAGTCCTGCCATGACCTGCTGAATGAGCTGGGCTCGACCCGCGACCAGCCGCTGTTCGAGATCGCCCTGGAACTGGAGCGGATCGCGCTGGAGGACGATTACTTCAAGGAACGCAACCTCTATCCCAATGTCGATTTCTATTCCGGCATCATCCTGCGCGCCCTGGGCATCCCGCTCAGCATGTTCACCGTGATGTTCGTGATGTCACGCACCGTGGGCTGGATCGCCCAGTGGATGGAGATGATGGACGATCCGGAACAGCGCATCGGCCGGCCGCGCCAACTCTATGTGGGGCATTCCCGGCGCGATTACACCCCCATCGACCAACGCGGGGATTGAATCGACCGGGCGGGGAACTTGATGCGAATCAAGGTGACAGGACGGTAGGCGGGGCTAATCTCTGGCTCACACTCAGAGACTACCGGAGATCTCCGCATGAACCTGCGTCGCTGGCTGCGGCCCTTTCTGCACCTCAACATCCTGGCCGGGCTGCTGGCCTTCGCCGGGCTGGCCCTGTACCAGGCCCTCGGCGGCATGGCCGGCGCCACTCCCCTGAACCTGGCGGTAGCGGCCCTGTTCTACAGCTACCTGTTCTGGCTGGCCGAGATCTTCAGCCGTCCCGCGACGGCAACCGACGGGCGCCGTTCAGGTTCTGTTTAACCTGGCCCTGCTAGGCTCACTGGAACTCGGGCAGAAATTAATTTCATCCATGGATAAAATCGTTGTATCAATAAGTTATCTTTGAAACCCGACCTATTCGGAGTATATTTGACGGATTCGCATCCGGTGTGTTGACCCCAAACTACAGGAGAATACCGAAATGAAGAAGCTGATCATCACAGCCCTGGCGGGCGCAATGGCAGCAAGCAGCGGACTGGCGCTGGCCGAGCGCGGCGGCAAGGAAATCTATGACAGCAAGTGCTTTGCCTGCCACAGCACCGGTGCCGCCGGTGCCCCCAAGGTCGGCGACGCCGCCGCCTGGGCCCCGCGCATCGAGCAGGGCATGGACACCCTGATGAAGCACGCAAAGGAAGGCCTGAATGCCATGCCGCCCATGGGCACCTGCATGGACTGCAGCGACGCCGAAATGCAAGCGGCTGTGGAGTACATCATCGAGCAGTCCCAGTAAGACCGATCCACAGTCTGACGGATCCGGAACCGGGCATCGTGCCCGGTTTTGTATTTTTTAACCCCCTTTCAA
This sequence is a window from Thiohalobacter thiocyanaticus. Protein-coding genes within it:
- a CDS encoding c-type cytochrome, translating into MKKLIITALAGAMAASSGLALAERGGKEIYDSKCFACHSTGAAGAPKVGDAAAWAPRIEQGMDTLMKHAKEGLNAMPPMGTCMDCSDAEMQAAVEYIIEQSQ
- a CDS encoding citrate synthase gives rise to the protein MSDDHTVTITDNRTGKSVELPVSKGTHGAQVFSLQGLHEGLGMFTYDPGYAATASCRSSITYIDGDEGTLLYRGYPIEQLAEHSDYLEVCYLLLYGELPQPAEMNKFREIINRHSMVNEGLLRFYDGFRYDAHPMAIMVGVVGALSAFYHDSTDVTDPYHREISAHRMIAKMPTLAAASYKHSVGQPIIYPDNSLGYVDNFLRMMFAVPSEPYEVNPVASRALDLMMILHADHEQNASASTVRLASSSGANPFASVAAGIASLWGPAHGGANEAVVQMLESIESVKQVPELVARAKDKSDSFRLMGFGHRIYKQYDPRAKIIRQSCHDLLNELGSTRDQPLFEIALELERIALEDDYFKERNLYPNVDFYSGIILRALGIPLSMFTVMFVMSRTVGWIAQWMEMMDDPEQRIGRPRQLYVGHSRRDYTPIDQRGD